One genomic region from Cucumis melo cultivar AY chromosome 9, USDA_Cmelo_AY_1.0, whole genome shotgun sequence encodes:
- the LOC103502813 gene encoding transcription factor SRM1-like, with protein MTVDEAGSSSLWSLEQDKAFENALASHPEDDSDRWEKIAVDVPGKTVEEIKHHYELLVEDVNLIESGCVPLPSYSSSSDGSANHAGDEGTTKKNGHFGNCNGDSNHGSKTSRSDQERRKGIAWTEDEHRLFLLGLDKYGKGDWRSISRNFVVTRTPTQVASHAQKYFIRLNSMNKERRRSSIHDITSVANGDISATQGPITGQANGSGAAPSGKPTKQPPQSAAGPPGVGMYGGPTMGQPVGGPLVSAVGTPVSLPAPAHMAYGVRAPVPGTVVPGAPINMGPMTYPMPPTSAHR; from the exons ATGACTGTTGATGAAGCAGGAAGTAGCTCCTTGTGGAGTTTAGAACAGGACAAGGCATTTGAGAATGCACTTGCAAGTCATCCTGAGGATGATTCGGATCGGTGGGAGAAAATTGCAGTCGATGTACCAGGGAAAACCGTAGAAGAGATTAAACATCACTATGAGCTCTTAGTTGAGGATGTTAATCTAATTGAATCGGGTTGTGTGCCTCTCCCTTCCTATAGTTCTTCTTCAGATGGTTCAGCCAACCATGCTGGTGATGAAGGAACAACTAAGAAGAATGGTCATTTTGGGAACTGTAATGGTGATTCAAATCATGGAAGTAAGACTTCAAGGTCAGATCAAGAACGCCGGAAAGGGATTGCTTGGACAGAGGATGAACACAG ATTATTTCTACTTGGTCTCGATAAATACGGAAAAGGAGACTGGCGGAGTATATCCCGAAACTTTGTTGTGACGAGAACACCTACTCAAGTGGCAAGCCATGCACAAAAATACTTCATCCGTTTGaactcaatgaacaaagaaAGGAGGCGGTCCAGCATCCATGATATCACCAGCGTTGCAAATGGAGATATCTCAGCCACTCAAGGGCCAATTACGGGTCAAGCAAACGGCTCTGGAGCAGCTCCCTCTGGAAAACCAACAAAACAGCCTCCTCAATCTGCAGCTGGTCCTCCCGGTGTGGGAATGTATGGTGGTCCAACAATGGGACAGCCAGTGGGCGGTCCACTTGTCTCAGCTGTTGGCACCCCTGTCAGTCTCCCTGCTCCCGCTCATATGGCATATGGAGTCCGAGCTCCAGTGCCCGGCACAGTGGTTCCCGGTGCGCCCATAAACATGGGCCCAATGACATATCCAATGCCTCCCACATCTGCTCATAGGTAA